TGACATCCTCTCGTGTTTTTCTGACCCTCTCCAGGTGCCCATTACAAAGCGCCGGCTCCCTGCTGCTTCTGCACACCTTCCCCAGAAAAGGAAGCAGACCTCCGTGGCTCGTCCTTCTAAACCTGCTGACCTGCCACCTGTCTCTAACGTGGCTCCCAGCCCCCAGACCTCCACTGCTCCCATGCACCTTGAGGATCCTCAAAGGATCCGCTCAGTAGAGGACTTCCAGCCCATCTACCATAGAGCTCTGGAGGCCATGCTGAGGTTCGTTATGGCACAAATGAGTCAGTTCATTTGCAGACTTTGCAATCTCTTCGAAATCTATCTCTCTGTTTTCCTTCAACATAAAGATATATTTAGTTCTTCTTCGCTCCTCAAATGTTCCAGAACGGTCACCTGCTTCCATAAAGTTTGGTTCTGGGGCGTCCTATTAAGCAAAAGCTGTGGGAGCAACTGGACCGTCCGATGGACACAGAGACAGTTGATGAAGACGGTCTGTCTGTGTCCTGCGGGGCTGGAGTCCTCCGctctacaacatggatgtttcgGGTGAGCCAAAGCCCACATGCACCAGCAAAAAGAGCTAAGCACTAAGTCACGCTCTAATAAGCTACGCTTTAGGTTTGAGTGTTTTAAGTTTAAATTTAGGAGCTTTAAGTTTTAAGTATTGCAGTTACATTTAAAGATCTCCTATCATTCTAtctttaggcatatattatgggtctcagatatataaaaaataaaaatatataaaaacacatgtctatgatgtgttttgctcaaagtaccaaacagatcatgcattttagacatccctcatatccctctgtttcagcatggatagagaagtgctgattctgggtctgtaGCTGCTGGCCCCGCCTCCTTTTGAGCACGGCAAGTCAAGCAGTGAGGTCTCCTCTCTGCCTGCAGATtcccagctaaatgctgccgtaaTTAAACGTCATGTTCAAAACCACATCAagaattatttctgaaacagtatggagcccaaatgctttttctcttgcgggtttactaCAAGGTCCTTtccacatactctctccagtacaggttagctctgagtgttagcgatgcttgctaatgtaaacacagaccattacttccaaaacacgttgcgcattgtttctgatagggccgtttctgatagggccgtaggtgtaaagccagcccacagtTCTGATATTAcctcatatcggcagcaaatttggatcagctccattgtacccccatttttagagatgtgggatcagaggaaaagagagaggattttattttctgacacactgtgaaacaaatatttatgtttaaaagacattaaaaaagtgcattttgcattttTTAGGACACCTTTAAGAAGCTGGATATGTGAAACCAAAAACATCAAATACAATTTCTGTTAAACCACTCATGATTAGATTTACTTAAATATAATGTTGGATGGTTAAATCAATACGAATACTCATATTCTTTAAGTTGTTCCTAAGTATTGTGTGTCAACATCAGAATTTATGAAGTAACTAGTTAAcaaatatgtaaaataaatgatgtggattaaaaagaacacaattggCTACCAAAATGTAgcagagtagaagtataaagtagtgaAAGGGttcaattaaaaaatattaaaatactgGGGTTAAGTACAAGTACCTTAAATGTGAACTTGAGTgcagtactttagtaaaagcacTTAGTAACTTTCCACCACTGATAGtaataacctttatatatacagtctatggtaataACACTTTACTTTACATGTATTATATTCTCTGTATTACCTGTTCGTTTGAACAAGTTAAACCTTTATTACTAGCAtatattaatacaataatattaaTGCACGTGATGATATACTCCACTCCAGTATGTGGCAGTatgcacttcataattaacgTTTGCAAcctgtaatttaaaaaaaaacaagcgAAGAAGAATACCCGAACCAGGAAGTCCAGTATCAGATGTTTCAGATCCACCATCAAAACAAACCGAGACGAGactgttaaatatattttcctgtGCTCAACTGGAATCAAATTCTTCTTGACATGGATGGTATGTCCTGATTTAACAGCCTAACGATCCGTCTTGATAGTTGTTTCCTGTTTTAAGCTATATATAATCAACCTAATGTTAGCTTACATTAGCTGGTTAGCTTGGGGTGGGTTGTTAGCTTTATTAGCTCAGCTGTCAGGCGTTTTGATTTCCAGTTGTTGCGTTTATCATATTATGTAACTATAGTTGCTACACTGACTATTAATTAGTTTTTTCTGAAATAATATGTTAGCTTCGGCAAACTATATAAGACTCTAAGGTTTACAATTGCTCAAAACATGAGCACTTATGCGAAAGAAACACTACCTTTTTACACCAGAATGTAAAATAAAGTTGTTTAATTGAGATAGGTTATAAAAAGTAAGATAACACATTTGATATAGTGaatcatgttttattatttcctcAGTACATGATAACTGAAAGCTCTTCCAGAACAAATTCTTTGATGCCTTTTTTATACTCTATATATagttttttgtttctgttttgctTTGAATTTGACTGCATTTTTGCCTTTTATGATTTTATGTTGGAATCATTTATATTGTCTCCAGTTGTGTATTTGTAGTTTTTTGATAATATTGGTAAAGCGTATTGGAAAAGAGGCACCAGAGGACCATACCAAATATGAACCAAAATGATTATCAAGAAAAAGGTTTTCCTAATGCAAAGGGCATCAGATGTAGGTTTCTTTTAAGAACTACTTCTGAAAACATTTAGAAGTAAAAGGTTCCTGTATATGTCTCCTTACTGTTTCTTTTTAACAATTCTGTTAATTTTCTTAacaatttattattatataattcaAAGTTAGTATATTGCTATATGTTACTGTTCTATAATACACACTCTGTCTCCACAGAAACACTCTTCCAGCTAAAGGTATGTACCTGCAAAAAGGTTGAATCAGGTTGTTCTAATTTAAACATGTCATtgtttattcattgactttgaatgtttCTCTGTGGGTCACAGTTCACTTCCAAGCAGCTCGAAAGACTGGCCAAGAAGTCAGAGAAGGAGGCTGAGAAGGAGCAGGCCAAGGTCAAGAAGGTGAGCACACTGCCAGGCTGAAGCCGAGCCTCTGGGGCGGGGCTGAATGATGTCATCACAATGTGTCGTCAGTTTCCTTTCCGTCTGTGATACTCCTCTCCCCCTCTGTAATTACTTTCTATCTTCATCTCTACTGTGAACACTACAAAAAGGAACAATTACATTATTAGTTTTAAAAGGTCAAGCTTTGTTTTGGAGATATtcattattaagtattatttcatAGTTAAACATTTCTTTTCTTTAGATTATTTTAACGTTTATTAAGTGTAATTATGATAGTTCATTTAAGTAGCTGCTTTTGCTCCTCTTTCTGGAGGGTGTGGGCGCGAGGAAAGGCACATGTTTTTGACCAAATAGTTTGACCTCCTATTGTTCTTTGTTCTGTTGGTGGACGTCTCAGATTCTTGGACAATGGAACTGATCCTGCGTAAGATGTAACCCCTGGTGCTTCAGCTGCACTTTGATTTAGAGTttttgatttgtttgttttttgacaAACACTTAGTTTTCAGGTTGTATTCACTAAGTGCACCCACAGGGGAATCATCCAGACGGATCCTATCCGCAGCCAAAGTGTCTTTTCTTTCTTCTCTTTCCTTATATAAAGGGTGTAGAACGTGCTTTGTGCTCTTTTCAGCTGAAGGGTGGTGACGATGTCTTTGTGCCAGGAACTCTTGTCTCCAGATTTATGAAGTCATTTTTAAATATAGCCTCGACAATGAGAAATGACAATAAGGCTTATTTGACCAGTCATAATTGAATAATTAGTCGATAATACAGTCAGTAATTAAGATGGAGTTTGAAACAAATGGGAAGCTTTTTTCTTTGCTTGACATCATCATGTTTTATGTCTTTTCATTTTTACATCAAACAACATTACAATTGATGCAATGTTCAATTGTATTTTCAAGAtgtataaaaaaacatgaatttaGGTGTAATTATTGGAAAtatgtttctgttattattgttatatgcactacaattattaatgtacaTTATATAAATATGAATCCATACATTCATTTCAAATAGATATTcagaaaatataaatacatttcacaCATATATTCACAAAATGTAAATACTTTATTCCCAgattaataataaatacaaatctaTTTCTCCTTGATAATTTGTAAATATTAATCAAATTCCACCAGATAATTGTTAAATCTAAATcaagtttgttttgtttctcaATAGAATTACTAAATCCAACATGTTTTAACTGTTGCTTTTAtaacatgtaattattattattattgtttttatttaaataatgtattcagTAAATCCATGTGTGCTGGTCCTACAGTATGACATCAGGAGTGTCACGCATCAGTCAGCAGGGGGCAGCATTGAGGGCCCTTTGGTTGTTTGTTGTGTTAATATTCCTTTGGTAAAGTCATTGGACATCTCTGTTACTGTTTGGGTAGCAGATTACAGAGGAGATATAAACATGACTTCTCTCATGGTGATAGggtcacaaacatttgtattgtttaaaatGTGACTGTTAGTTTTTCTAATGTCAACTTGTTAGCTTCACCTTTCAATATGCCATTTACACCAGGATACACGGTGATATCTCATATACAATGAGAACACTAACAACACATGTCACCTCTGCAAACAAGAAGAGATGACATTTACAAactattatttttgttttgtatgtatCCTCCGTCCATCCTATGTTGTATTTCCAATATATCTTGGTAGAATATAGCACTTTGTTTTTAATGCTGTATAATCTGTGATTTTTTCCAGGTCAAATTAAGTGCATTGCTTTGTGTTGGTCTTAACCGTTCAAATATGTGTACACTACAAATACATGGAAGATTAATTTAAATGAGGTACATAGCAGATGCACCTTCCAGTGTTAACAGTGTATCTGTCTCATCACCAGGCATTGCAGCAGAAAAATGTGGAATGTGCCAGAATTTATGCAGAGAACGCTATCCGGAAAAAAAATGAAGGCCTGAATTGGCTGCGCATGGCGTCTCGAGTAGACGCCGTGGCTTCTAAAGTCCAGACTGCTGTCACCATGAAGGGGGTGAGTACTGTTTGACCTCTGTGGCGCCGTCTCCCGCACActggacacggcttagaacccgCTCATTTCATCTCGCTATGCATCATAAAGGCTTCTGTTACCACCAGGTCACCAAAAGCATGGGCCAGGTGACCAAAGCTCTGGACAAAGCTCTTGGCTCCATGGATCTCCAGAAGGTCTCCCTAGTCATGGATAAGTTTGAAACCCAAGTCCAGAACCTGGACGTCCACACCTCAGTGAGTGGTTCCACACTATgcttatttgtattttctttccaGTGCTTTGACAACTCATTTGTAGATAGTCCATATTCAGATAAAAGGGACATGTGTGATTTATACTAATCCCAGTTGTTCACCTGTGGCGTTTTCTTTTGTCTTATTCTAAACCATACTACTCAATCCTACACCAGGTGATGGAGGACTCCATGAGCTCTGCGACGACACTGACCACACCTCAGGACCAGGTGGATGACCTGATCCACCAGATAGCAGAGGAGAGCGGCCTGGAGGTGATGGACCAGCTCAGCCAGCTGCCTGCAGGGGCCACCTCGGTGGGCCCCGAGAGCTCGAGGAGCCAGGACAGGGAGGACCTGCTGTCCCGACGGTAAGGGCGTGTCATCATCGGAACCAGAGATCCCTTGTAtcataaagctttatttatatagcacttttcatacagcacgtgcagcccaaagtgctttacaaaatggcaCACTCCCCTCAGATCAGGTGTTAAGACCTTTTCCTATACATGCAGCATAGCAGCAGGTTAAGAGACACGTTGTGCTATAAGGTATGATAATAAGAATACAATAAATAATGATTCCTCTCTGAGAAAAATAAGACACAAGACTAAGTGAATCGATGCAAAAATATAAAacactataaaataaatattacaaGACCATAACGAGTAAACAAGTATTATATTTAACTATAGTGAGTGGGAGGAGGCGGAGCTGTGTCCTGGTGCATTGAGGGGGACGGACAGCAGTGGGGCAGGGATGTGTTGTCGTAGTCTGACCTGGAAGATCACGAGGATTTTGGAATATTACAGAAAATGATTTGGTTGGCCAACACACATTTAGAATACTACATGTTCCGTCCAGCTGGATCATCTCCCATATTAACATCACTTTATGATTTTTGAAGCATAAATTCAATCTCCTGAACTGAGAAGTTAATGTTGCGCTATAAATGAACTACAttaaggtcacatgacttcacggcaCCACCGCCAAGCCAAAGGCGACTAATCCTCCGGCTGACACTTGCTAGCAACCAGCTTGTATGACACATAGAAGCTTTggacattcaccagtggggtttTTACTGACGTCTTTAATGTGGTAGAACAAAACGTAAGAAACTCTTCAGCTTGTGCTAACCACATACCGTATTCAGGCTGTTAgccaaaaacacatttaaaaaaaccatTGACTCCGAGATGAGGtcaaatgctaactcacttccaGGTTTGTGGGACTCCGCCCCGCACCACTCTCGGTCACAGAGCAAGTGGACCGATCTCTGGGGTACAGATGAGCAACAGCACCTGTTCCCTTCGTGCCATCGGGATAACGAGATGCCCACGACCCGCAGGCCTGAGATCAGGACATTGGATTACTGAGCACGACAACAACTAAGATTTCCTTCAGTCAAGAACAGATTCGATCAGTTCGATTTTTGACTGACATGTATCTTTGATTCCTAATCAGTTCGCCAACACCACCATTTCTCCAGCCTTTAAATGTTAAGATTCGCTGCCGACTCTGTTTCATTCTAAATCTCATATGTAATAGTTTAAAGAAGATGTCACTCTGGGCTCTGGGAAATTGTGATGggatgtttttactgttttcttTGACATATATATTCAATTATTTACATTGAGGGCACAGATTATACAGCATTAAAAACATGAGCAGGAATGTTCTCAACATGATTTTCTAAAGTACAGATACACTTGCATGATAACAGAGTTCTTGAACGAGTGCATTTAAATGGAATtaattaatgttcaatgttgGGTGATATGATGAGATACAAACACAGTAAAGTTAACTGTGTCATGGTCAGGCTTTTTCCATATTATCTACACATTATCCCTCTTGTTGTACTGGACCTTTTGCACAATGATGTAAATAAAGGAGCACTTTCCTTTTATTTCTGACCATTGGAAATCTTTTGTCTTTTTTCCATCAGTGTGTTAGAGTAGGCTACATTGATTTAAAGGTTCACATGTTCCATTTAGGTAtgcgtaaaaaaaaatgtaaatgacaaTACTCTTATGTTATTTAACAAATGCTGATTATTTCTttgatgttgtttttttaaatccatTAACAGTTTCTCAATTGTTAAATTACGGTTCACCATATGCTTTTTATGTGTGTATGTCAAAATGTCTTGCATTCATGTATAATGTGATTGTATTTGAATAACTCTTTATGTAAGCTACATTGAATTagccaaaaataaatataacacaTAGCTTAGCTTGTTCTGTTAGCACAGGGGTCGgccccgcggcccacgggccgcatgcggccctttaagccctctgctctggctcccttgagtttagacaaaaataagaaggaaataaaataaaagtatttgtaggactatttatttttgttgcatggttgaaaatgtttcgtatgttgtattttgaggtgatactgtgacacataaataaaaaacaaacggTTGTAATtgggtcaactaaaatatgcgtcacatcctgctacggtcccgcgcgagcgccttttcttggaggcgaataacctgaccccgggctcgatgagcgaactatgaaaagtaccggaggaacacaggatttaattctgcgtggacagagttgtatgctttcagagcaaacgatgctggtttaccggtatgtttgatatgtagagagaagttgtcaacggtggtgcagcctttacgagggagaggaagacagctgacgatcgtcagtcatcattcaatggggtatgtcatttatttcagaaaacactttttgttatattccatggaatgctcttaacgtcccgatagcaatgaatatatgaaatgctttgacaataaatacatacaaaaattaatctctggaagccgtagcgctgtaaaaagcacgaccaatcatctgagccggcccggctaaagtaactggatggcctacctgcctgtcagccttccatctgtgcacacatttatatcgccctcattggtcatgtgcgcgttcgtgtgtttggaggagggactctgtaagaaagtctgaaggaagaggcatattttttccggttgtgtactttcaaattctagcgcacttgagctggtttctccattcttacctttaactctttttagggtgcagatatatgctttatttatttcaaagtgggcccatttaataatatttgtttccccttcaaatgtgcagaggactccccaagtgctgtgtttaatttattttaaagtaggcctgtgtattattttgaattctcctgataagagttctttgtttcttattagaggttatagttttgtatcatgtaataaatagcataaTAAATGCAACAACCTGTGGTTTTTGCCGGATATATAAACTATGagatgttttgcggctccagacaaaacatcTGTTGGGGAAAAGGCGctaaatggctcttttggtcaaaaaggttgcagacccctgtgtTAGCAAGAGTTAACTTTAGCTTGAGTGCTAGCTTAATAATTGAAGCTACATGTTGAAAAAACTGACGATACCTCTCTTGACTAGGTTTAAAGTTTATTGAATTATATACAAAGAatatacaacacattttaagatACCTCTTCTGTTCTTCCTACTGTTGGTCTTGGCAAACAGAAACTCCTGGTCaatcttcttcttcagaaactcCCTTTTCTTCCCCAGCAGCTCCTCTCGGTCCGGCAGAGGCTCCGTCTCCTCCGGCCAACATGGCTTCGTCAGCTTCTCTCCTCCACTCAACAGCTTCCCGATGAAAGACATATCTGAGAGTTTGGTAGTGACTGAGACACCGAGGTAACTGACAGGGTCCAGAGCTGGCCTTGTACTGAATAATGGTGCAGCTAGCATCGGTCTGTTACCAAGAAACCACTTTTAAAAGAAAACGCGCACGCTCTGCAAACAGTGACCATTCCAACCAGACCGCGCAATTATCAAATCATTTAGGCTACTCTACAATAAATAACATTAAACACTATAACTTAAGTCTTGTAGTGTTTAATCAATTGAGTCGTTACAGAGATAATGCGGTCAGGTATACTTCTATAACGACTCAATTGATTAATGTCTGCAACCATCTGATCCTGCGTCTCTCACTTTCTAATAAGTCATTATGTCTGTTAGAATTGTTAGTAAGCCCAGACCTggcgtcatgggcgggccccatggggctagggttagggttaggatttgGGCCTGCCCATCCAGAATTTGGgccgctgttttaatcagggctgaatacaacattttaattgttttattattatgttcagtggcggcgccagggtatactggggtaggctacagcgataccaagaaatggcttagccccaccttgaaaaatgattttaaagtaagctaaataaagtccgccaactcgcgcggagtaaattgcacagacagcagtaaataccgaagactagaaacggtttgaaaacttttgtcacgtagtgatcatcttctcaatagaacatctttgataatgtcttctggccaatcagaatcacgataacggcgtggtgttgttgcaggaagtcccgacggagaatacttttgctgtagtaaatctctatatacatcgatacaacacataatgaaataagaccccacggtttgatgattgataggtgtgtgggctgtctttcatgttgacacacagaacaatgggggctatccacccttatccacaatgtaaagtaattcacagcctcttccctcttctctctgtgcctttttatttcatacagttcaatttggattgagacagggaaataatctaaacctcacgcgtggcatttcactgtcaaggggagcgtttatgtaattacattgcaaatactgacttgagcccccccACTGTAtggccatatagatagaagagttacgacaacggaagtccaaaaacggttatcgtcacgtggttcatgtagacgaggatcgttccccggaagttcatggcgggcaatgtgaatgcattgataacaggagatagaactacgatttttggtaattattagtgaataaaggttttgatttgcaatatttatacaacaaatcgatatgtgtatgtatttacatcaatatgttttaaaaaataaaatagaatttgctaatattaaagagcctgtgacacggttttcccccatcatccaaacccatcaatttgagtacatattgtccccttgaaaaccgttactgaactgattttggatatttgtactttgataaccgttaatctgccttcaatgttgaccattttctggatcttctcgcggattcttcaagtcccgccaaatgatgggtgacgtcattgcgggcacagcgctccagctgcaccgtccaggatcccagcatctgcatgtaaacctttatatatatacagtcagatgtaaacgcacaacggcgcacacagcagcacgctcagacagcgatgacaggttaatgttgaacgtgtctgagagctcatatgaggctgaaggatcggtttatgttgtatctgttagaagtttaggaatgaggtgcgtcaatatgggcgatcatatggtcatgtagccgatggtggaatgggactaaaaatcatcccgggactctcgaccggcccacttcggtacgctagtaaattgtcaacggggggagcgggggatgtaaaatacaaatataatgtataatgtctgtgtctttgacattagcgctgctagccacctgtgccctgtactacgaagccagttcaacagaccctggatatgtttgagtaacaaacaaactaacaacgagatctcgctaagcggtcctacgacgctggttatcaactcggtaaatcaagccagggtttctctctccagctgagagcgcgttcacgtctaagacacgagtggatctgactttaattacatttgtctcgagtgtttcgtcaacataatgtgttaaataatacttctgcatccagtctgtgacactgtgagtgttgcacggccagatgaggctggagaagctgactcagataaggaaatatatgatatattatgatattatatgatcgatgatctgattgatgatgtaatatgaatgataagtgcgacacgtcggcgtcttctctgcatacggcagtttaaactgtatttcctttatcctgtaatatgacttgagagatttaaactccgcacactgagttcatctcttttctatagacgccggaggcgggcagcgtcaggtaaaataagttatttagccttctcaaacctgagcctcacgcgccgcctatgggggatgtgctagttacttatccgaccggcccacttcggtaccggcccatcgggattcgtcccgatggccagtccgccactgcacccagcccacgtaaactgtcaacggggggagcctcgctgcggggaaacggtggacctagtgtcccgatcggagtgggaataataataataatccgtgcattttatccattaatttccccaacattgtggtaaaaaaccacacatttaatccacgtgggtgtactacaactacaaaaagcatcggtttgttttctcatcagtaaatgcagaccggctcaaacaaacgatttttaatcatcatcctcactcatcatttaatgtatcatatgttcgccgaattgacatgaaagcactaataaatgtagtttcatccacttccacataatcgatttgtttttatatcacatccgacgggaggaaattcagcagctctcactcccgatttttaatcctcatgtaatcatcatcttcaccacgatcatttatgtttatgtcgccgaattgacatgaaagcactgacaaatatgaatatactgtagtcaacttcattaaaacgttatcaacgtgcctaaactcagtaattcaccatttctacgcataacaacacactttgtccgtgtttggctctcgaagcgttcccgcattgacgtcacttccggcttcccccaaaacttcaaaatgagtgaaggaatttccccgcgatgttcgaaattattgatatttaacgaaacggtatcgctttttctttttaaactgacggttcgagattactagtagcccaatatttcattgcacaacagttgttgggatggtgtcacaggctctttaagtgataatattaggattagtgtgaacaactagtttacatgttaggctaacagtgccttggttaaagagcctgttgttgtttattaTAGCTTTgcattctttaaaaccaatattatcttcttaaacttgtatggtagtcaggagcataactttctaatgtttattgatatatttagcaggaggggatctaaagtaatgctttaatgataacgcgttattaacgcgttaacttgacagccctagttttcactctcacttaagtccctctccctttgccatcaatccaaaatcagctgagctgcaacattatacagacaggtaataatcaacagaatcacaaggacacaatatggctctgctaaaaacacacgcaccaaagttatattatctaatatttaactctctCCACACCCCGCATACCATCCCGTTTAGAaaaccctcttctctaattcaacatgttggacgaaatgacattaagagaacggaatttacaattaaaaggctgttcaacgtgtgttgctaacttgattcggtatgctagcttaatctgttatctgtaaacgttcccaaaatctactaatttagggataatccactgacatcctttaatacacatgttaatttgaatcagatgtactgataatatccgcaatataaatctttaaacttcttcttacctttaaaagtccgtcacgaacggtctattatgctgcaactctacagctctgccagccttggcgctaacttccggggaacgattgagaggctccacgatccgccattgctgtaaaaaagtggtccattggagtgaacggagatgtcgtaactcttctattatatggctctgggttagccctaccatagattacccaacaaaaatactctggagccTCCACTgattatgtttattgttgttattttgtagggctttgtcctaatattatttttgttttaaaactatgttgaaagattagtttaatagcattttttttattttgctatgaaattctgaatgaaattcagaatGAAAGGCTGCGCGCGAGACTGTTTTTCGCTGGGTGAGTCGTGTGGGTTTTTGAGTGAGATGCG
This Pseudochaenichthys georgianus chromosome 7, fPseGeo1.2, whole genome shotgun sequence DNA region includes the following protein-coding sequences:
- the LOC117449280 gene encoding charged multivesicular body protein 1a-like, whose protein sequence is MDETLFQLKFTSKQLERLAKKSEKEAEKEQAKVKKALQQKNVECARIYAENAIRKKNEGLNWLRMASRVDAVASKVQTAVTMKGVTKSMGQVTKALDKALGSMDLQKVSLVMDKFETQVQNLDVHTSVMEDSMSSATTLTTPQDQVDDLIHQIAEESGLEVMDQLSQLPAGATSVGPESSRSQDREDLLSRRFVGLRPAPLSVTEQVDRSLGYR